The nucleotide window CGGCGGTGGAATGGACGACGGCGACGACGCGATGGACGACGACGGGATGACGGAGACGGCCACGGTGCGGGTCCGGATCGAGAACGTCGCTTCGACCGAGTTCTATCCGGCGGACACGTCGACGGACGGTGCCGTCTGGGTCACGCCGGGGGCGTACGCCGTCCACGAGGGCGGGAATCCGATCTACGACCTCGGCGAGTCGGCGTCGGTCGGTCTCGAAGCGCTCGCCGAGGCCGGACCGCCGACCGGCTTCGAGGGCGAGGACGGGCTGGTCGACGAACTCGACGTGTCGACAGACGTTCATCACTCGGGCGCGTACACCCCGGCCGAGACGGTCGCCGACCCGAACGACCCGACGGGGGAAGTCCCGGGCGCGCCGCCGATCGCGCCCGGCGGTGCCTTCGAGTTCGAGGTCGACGTCGCGCCCGGACAGCGGCTCTCGTTCGCCTCGATGTTCGTCCCCTCGAACGACGTCTTCGTCTCGACGGACGAGGGGGGGATCGCGCTCTGGCCCGAGGACGGCGAGCCGGTCGACGGCGACGTCACCGACGCCGCCGCGCTGTTCGACGCCGGGACGGAGCCGAACGCGGAGCCGCCCGGCACCGGTCCCGACCAAGCGCCCGCGCAGGACGCCTCCGATCAGGGGGCCGACGAAGGGGGAACGGTCCGTCGACTGAGCGACGTCGACGACGGCCACGAGTACCCGAGAGTCGAGGACGTGGTTCAAGTGACCGTAACCCCCACGTAGATCATGATCAGCGTTACCGAGCATCGAGACGCGTTCCTCGCGGCGGCGGCCGGCGCGGCCGCGGTCGCCGGCTCGTACCTCGTCACGGGGTGGACGCCGTCGTTCGTCGTTCGTCCGATCGACCAGACCATCGTCAACCAGACGCCCGGACCGGTCGTGACGACCGCGATCGAGACCCTCGGCGACGCCGGACACCTGATCCACATCGCCATGGCGGTCGCAGTCGCGGTCGGGCTGTTCGGCGCGGTCGCGTTCGCGGGCCTCCGGGTCGCCGCGCGCGCCGATCGACGCGCCGTCGGCGTCGCCGCCGCCGGCGTCGGGTCGTGGCTGCTCGCCGCGGGGCTGACGGGGGTCTCGGCCGGCGCGTTGGGCGCGGCGCTCCCCGCGGCGGCCGTCGTCGGGCTCGGATGGGTCTCGCCGCGGAGCGACGGGACAGAGGACGACTTCACGGAGGCGGACGACCTGACCGGCGGCGTCGACGCGGTCCGCCGCCGGACGCTCGGCGTCCTCGCCGGGACGCTGGGGTTCGTCGGCGCGACGGTGGTCGGTCGGCGGTCGGTCGCGCGGAGCGACGAGCCGCTTCCCGACGCCCCGCGGTCCGAGGGCGCTGCCGCGCGACTACAGGAGCTGGAGACGGCGTCGCTGTCGGTCGAGAGCGACGACCTCCACGGGATGGTGAGTCCGATCGGGGAGTTCTACAACGTCGACATCGCGGAGTTCGACCCGGAGGTCACCGCGGCGGAGTGGTCGCTGACGTTCACCGGGGAGACGGGGTCCGATCGGACGGTCGACTTCGACGAGCTGATCGATCGCCCCGTCGAACACCGGGCGATAACGCTCCGCTGCGTCGGGGAGGACCTGAACGGGCCGAAGCTGGACAACGCCGTCTGGACCGGGACCCCGATTCGACCGCTGCTGGAGTCCGTCGACCCGCAGGGGGACTGTAACTGCGCAATGTTGCGCGGCGAGGACGGGTACTACGTCCAGTTCCCGGTCGACGTGCTCGCCGACGGGTTCCTCGCGTGGGGAATGAACGGGAAGGAACTACCGTCCGGCCACGGCCATCCGGTCCGGGTACTGATCCCGGGCCACTGGGGCGAGACGAACGTGAAGTGGCTCTCGGAGATCGAGCTGCTGAACGTCGAGGACGACGGCTACTGGGAGGAGCGCGGCTGGGAGGGGACCGGCGAGGTGAAGACGGTCGCCAAGCTCTGGGACGAGGGGATCACGGAGCTGAGCGACGGGCGGATCGAACTCGCCGGCCACGCCTACGCCGGGACCCGCGGGATCGACCGCGTCGAGGTGTCGACCGACGGCGGCGACACGTGGACCGACGCCGACCTCTCCGAGGCGCTCCCCGACGCCGACGTGTGGCGGCAGTGGCGGCACACCTTCGACCCGGACGGCAGCCGCGAGGTCGTCGTCCGCGCGGTCGACGGCGAGGGGACCCTCCAGACCGGAGAGTCCACGGGGTCGGTCCCGAGCGGCGCGGCGGGGTGGGTGCGCCGGACGGTCGGCTGACGTGCCCGTTTCCGTCGCGCGGTCGGTCGGGTCGCCCTTCGGGGTCGAAACAGTTTTCGCAGCCTACCAGACACAACAGTACGCCAAATGGAGAAGGCCCTGTGGTACCTGTTCGTCGCGAGTCGCGGGGGGGCCAACAGGGTCCGAATCGTCCGGGAACTTCGCGACCGCCCCCGGAACGCGAACGAACTCGCGGAGGAACTGGATGTCGACTATAACACGATCACGCACCACCTCGAGATGTTGAAAGACCACGACGTCGTCGAACCGAGCGACCACGACTACGGGAAGCTGTACTTCCTGACCGACCGCTTCGAGCGTCACACGGAGACGTTCGAAGAGATCACGTCGGAGGTGGACGCCGAATGAACCCGGCGACGCCGACCGGAATTGCCGTCCTGATCGCCATCGTCAACAGCGCGCTGTTGGCGGTGCTGGCCGCGGTGTGGCTCGACAACTACCGCGAGTTCGGCTCGACACTACTCTTAGGACTATTGGGATTCAGCGCCGTCCTGCTGGTCGAGAACCTGATCTCGATCGCCTTCTTCTTCAACAGCATGCGGACGCTGTACGCGATGGATCCGCTCGTGGGACGCGTCGTACTCGGGCTGAGCCTGCTCGAACTGCTCGCCGTCTCGCTGCTAACCTACGCGACGCTGAAGTAGCGAGTGCGCGGGAGCCGGCGGGGCTTGGGGGAGGCCACTCACGAGAGCTGTTCGCCGACGATCCGGTCCGCCTCGGCGAGGAACGCGTCGCGCTCGCCGGTCGGGATCGTCGCGCCCGCGGCGACGTCGTGACCGCCGCCGTCGCCGCCGACCGACTGACTCGCCTCGCGCATCACCACGGAGAGGTCGAGCCCCTGCCGGACGAGCGCGTGCGAGCCGCGCGAGGACACTTTCAGTTCCTCGTCGCTCTTCTCGGCGAAGGCGATCACGGGCTTGGAGCGGTCGACCGCGGGCGAGCCGACCGCCATCCCGGCGACGATGCCGACGATGGTCTCGCGGATGCGCGACCCGGCGTCGAACCACTGGAGGTTGTCCTCGTGGGTGACCCCCTCGTTTTTGACCCACTGGAGGCCCTCCGAGAGGTTCTTCCGATGGGTGCGGAGGAGCCGTCTGGCCTCCGCGAGCGCGTCGCCGCGGTCGCCGAGACACACCGCGAGGCCGACGTCGCCGCGCTCGTAGCGGGCGGTCGCGTTGAGCAGGGTGGAGAACTCGCTCACGTCTCGCAGTTCGGTGCCGACCTCCTCGTCGACGAGCGTGTACGCGGTGCCGACGAGCGCCTCGATCCGGTCGGAGGGAACGCCCGAGGCGACCGCCCGGCGCATCAGCGCGGAGGCGAGCCGCCGACGCTCGTCGGCGTCGAGGTCGACCCAGCGCCGCCACTCCCCGTCGCGTTTCACGTCGAGGTCGAGGTCGGTGAGGAAGGCGATCGCTCCGGCCTCGTCGTTGGTGATCCCGGGGATCTTCACGTCGGAGGCGTACTCCAGGAACTTCGGGAGCGGTCGGGTCTGTCTGCCGTAGAGGTCG belongs to Halorubrum sp. DM2 and includes:
- a CDS encoding spondin domain-containing protein, which produces MTRQDTRRRFLSTSGGLATLALAGCLGGDDSDSMGDGDGMGDDGMNDSDGGMDGDDDMNGSDGGGMDDGDDAMDDDGMTETATVRVRIENVASTEFYPADTSTDGAVWVTPGAYAVHEGGNPIYDLGESASVGLEALAEAGPPTGFEGEDGLVDELDVSTDVHHSGAYTPAETVADPNDPTGEVPGAPPIAPGGAFEFEVDVAPGQRLSFASMFVPSNDVFVSTDEGGIALWPEDGEPVDGDVTDAAALFDAGTEPNAEPPGTGPDQAPAQDASDQGADEGGTVRRLSDVDDGHEYPRVEDVVQVTVTPT
- a CDS encoding molybdopterin-dependent oxidoreductase; translation: MISVTEHRDAFLAAAAGAAAVAGSYLVTGWTPSFVVRPIDQTIVNQTPGPVVTTAIETLGDAGHLIHIAMAVAVAVGLFGAVAFAGLRVAARADRRAVGVAAAGVGSWLLAAGLTGVSAGALGAALPAAAVVGLGWVSPRSDGTEDDFTEADDLTGGVDAVRRRTLGVLAGTLGFVGATVVGRRSVARSDEPLPDAPRSEGAAARLQELETASLSVESDDLHGMVSPIGEFYNVDIAEFDPEVTAAEWSLTFTGETGSDRTVDFDELIDRPVEHRAITLRCVGEDLNGPKLDNAVWTGTPIRPLLESVDPQGDCNCAMLRGEDGYYVQFPVDVLADGFLAWGMNGKELPSGHGHPVRVLIPGHWGETNVKWLSEIELLNVEDDGYWEERGWEGTGEVKTVAKLWDEGITELSDGRIELAGHAYAGTRGIDRVEVSTDGGDTWTDADLSEALPDADVWRQWRHTFDPDGSREVVVRAVDGEGTLQTGESTGSVPSGAAGWVRRTVG
- a CDS encoding winged helix-turn-helix domain-containing protein, producing the protein MEKALWYLFVASRGGANRVRIVRELRDRPRNANELAEELDVDYNTITHHLEMLKDHDVVEPSDHDYGKLYFLTDRFERHTETFEEITSEVDAE
- a CDS encoding DHH family phosphoesterase; this translates as MAVAAPVPDLADRATDCADRLREADRVLLASHIDADGITSAAIASTALARAGVDHEVVFEKQLDADSIAGIAAREFDVVLFTDFGSGQLDIIADHEAAGDFVPVVADHHQPADRDTRYHLNPLLEGIDGASELSGAGASYLLARALEGDGDNRDLAGLAVVGAVGDMQDSTDGLVGANEAIVADGVDAGVLDARTDLDLYGRQTRPLPKFLEYASDVKIPGITNDEAGAIAFLTDLDLDVKRDGEWRRWVDLDADERRRLASALMRRAVASGVPSDRIEALVGTAYTLVDEEVGTELRDVSEFSTLLNATARYERGDVGLAVCLGDRGDALAEARRLLRTHRKNLSEGLQWVKNEGVTHEDNLQWFDAGSRIRETIVGIVAGMAVGSPAVDRSKPVIAFAEKSDEELKVSSRGSHALVRQGLDLSVVMREASQSVGGDGGGHDVAAGATIPTGERDAFLAEADRIVGEQLS